A region from the Acanthopagrus latus isolate v.2019 chromosome 8, fAcaLat1.1, whole genome shotgun sequence genome encodes:
- the LOC119024551 gene encoding uncharacterized protein LOC119024551 produces MEPMNSLESADIQSQRAVPPSPSVYAPPTLRDGECYHVFISYSSTDYQWTHPLINQLESCGLQVCYHERDFTPGRTVLENMSDCIQESQKVLLVLSPEFVRSRWCLLEANMSLFRDCLDRKPIVPVLLEPGVSVPLHLCHLTYLEATDPDFMNKLLKVLCTPNKQLQGSTVVPFQPPSIYNGKALQPLTAFNDEELCKWDSGQFSDMEVPDQLRLVIEDHDKYREAMRMINSVSQNKVWLRPLWLRVLTYITGVGLFLIILIFSVFMAILLLAVFRSSPDYIYYNGADIFAVSSLYFAPLGLLIQLCLWKNDDEKYIVREMQKAIGQANKLLSEEKVLMGCQSNSKIYLVYVSLDGCKHEFAGTFSEQTIAEEMFERALIFFSSGYACCLAKRHFPFPQPSSTGHLEGGVCFCQYVSQQLSTEQWK; encoded by the coding sequence ATGGAGCCAATGAACTCCCTTGAGTCTGCAGACATTCAGTCACAACGTGCTGTCCCACCGTCTCCCTCTGTTTATGCTCCTCCCACACTGAGGGATGGTGAGTGTTACCATGTCTTCATTAGCTACAGCAGCACAGACTACCAGTGGACCCACCCCCTCATCAACCAGCTGGAGTCCTGCGGCCTGCAGGTCTGCTACCATGAGCGTGACTTCACTCCGGGCCGCACCGTGCTGGAAAACATGTCCGACTGCATCCAGGAGAGTCAGAAGGTCCTGCTGGTTCTCAGCCCAGAGTTCGTGAGGAGTCGCTGGTGTCTCCTGGAGGCCAACATGTCTTTGTTCAGAGACTGCCTGGACAGGAAGCCCATCGTCCCAGTGCTGCTGGAGCCAGGAGTCTCTGTTCCACTCCACCTCTGCCACCTCACCTACCTGGAGGCCACCGACCCCGACTTTATGAATAAGCTGCTCAAGGTGCTCTGCACCCCTAACAAGCAACTTCAAGGGTCCACTGTGGTGCCCTTCCAGCCTCCCTCTATCTACAACGGGAAGGCCCTGCAGCCTTTGACTGCGTTCAATGATGAGGAACTCTGTAAATGGGATTCGGGTCAGTTCAGTGACATGGAGGTGCCCGACCAACTGCGCCTGGTCATTGAGGACCATGACAAGTACAGAGAGGCTATGAGGATGATCAACAGTGTCtctcaaaataaagtgtggCTGCGCCCACTCTGGTTAAGAGTCCTTACCTACATTACtggtgttggtttgtttttaatcattttgattttttctgtatttatggCAATTCTTTTGTTGGCTGTTTTTAGATCTAGTCCTGATTATATTTACTATAACGGAGCAGATATCTTTGCTGTTTCTAGTCTCTACTTTGCTCCTTTGGGGTTGCTTATTCAGCTTTGTCTCTGgaaaaatgatgatgagaagTACATAGTACGGGAGATGCAGAAAGCTATAGGCCAAGCAAACAAACTTCTCTCTGAGGAGAAGGTGTTAATGGGCTGTCAGTCCAACTCAAAAATCTATCTGGTGTATGTTTCTCTGGACGGTTGCAAACATGAGTTTGCAGGAACATTTTCTGAGCAGACCATCGCTGAAGAAATGTTTGAAAGAGCTCTGATCTTCTTCTCATCAGGTTACGCTTGCTGCCTTGCTAAAAGACACTTTCCCTTTCCCCAGCCAAGCTCCACTGGTCACCTAGAGGGAGGGGTGTGTTTCTGCCAGTATGTCTCCCAGCAGCTGAGTACAGAGCAGTGGAAATAG
- the LOC119024545 gene encoding uncharacterized protein LOC119024545 has protein sequence MEPMNSTESADIQSQRAVPLSPSVYAPPTLRDGECYHVFISYSSTDYQWTHPLINQLESCGLQVCYHERDFTPGRTVLENMSDCIQESQKVLLVLSPEFVRSRWCLLEANMSLFRDCLERKPIVPVLLEPGVSVPLHLCHLTYLEATDHDFMNKLLKVLCTPNKQLQGSTVVPFQPPSIYNGKALQPLIAANDERLCKWDSGQFSDMEVPDQLRLVIEDHDKYREAVRMINSVSQNKVWLRPMWVRVLIYIIGVIIVLSLLAFSMYMTVLVYKICIIPSCIPTGVLVFIICSLFCVPIGLLIHIGLWKNDDEKYIVREMQTAIGQANKLLSEEKVLMGCQSNSKIYLVYVSLDGCKREFAGTFSEQDAAEEMFERALIFFSSGYACCLAKRHFPFPQPSSTGHLEGGVCFCQYVSQQLSTNHWE, from the coding sequence ATGGAGCCAATGAACTCCACTGAGTCTGCAGACATTCAGTCACAACGTGCTGTCccactgtctccctctgtttaTGCTCCTCCCACACTGAGGGATGGTGAGTGTTACCATGTCTTCATTAGCTACAGCAGCACAGACTACCAGTGGACCCACCCCCTCATCAACCAGCTGGAGTCCTGCGGCCTGCAGGTCTGCTACCATGAGCGTGACTTCACTCCGGGCCGCACCGTGCTGGAAAACATGTCCGACTGCATCCAGGAGAGTCAGAAGGTCCTGCTGGTTCTCAGCCCAGAGTTCGTGAGGAGTCGCTGGTGTCTCCTGGAGGCCAACATGTCTTTGTTCAGAGACTGCCTGGAGAGGAAGCCCATCGTCCCAGTGCTGCTGGAGCCAGGAGTCTCTGTTCCGCTCCACCTCTGCCACCTCACCTACCTGGAGGCCACTGACCACGACTTTATGAATAAGCTGCTCAAGGTGCTCTGCACCCCTAACAAGCAACTTCAAGGGTCCACTGTGGTGCCCTTCCAGCCTCCCTCTATCTACAATGGGAAGGCCCTGCAGCCTTTGATTGCTGCCAACGATGAGCGACTCTGTAAATGGGATTCGGGTCAGTTCAGTGACATGGAGGTGCCCGACCAACTGCGCCTGGTCATTGAGGACCATGACAAGTACAGAGAGGCTGTGAGGATGATCAACAGTGTCtctcaaaataaagtgtggCTGCGCCCAATGTGGGTTAGAGTACTGATCTACATAATTGGTGTAATAATTGTTTTAAGCTTGTTAGCATTTTCCATGTATATGACAGTTTTGGTCTATAAGATATGTATAATTCCAAGTTGTATCCCTACTGGAGTCTTAGTGTTCATTATTTGTAGTCTGTTTTGTGTTCCAATTGGGTTGCTCATTCATATTGGTCTCTGgaaaaatgatgatgagaagTACATAGTGAGGGAGATGCAGACAGCTATAGGCCAGGCAAACAAACTTCTCTCTGAGGAGAAGGTGTTAATGGGCTGTCAGTCCAATTCAAAAATCTATCTGGTGTATGTTTCTCTGGACGGTTGCAAACGTGAGTTTGCAGGAACATTTTCTGAGCAGGACGCTGCTGAAGAAATGTTTGAAAGAGCTCTGATCTTCTTCTCATCAGGTTACGCCTGCTGCCTTGCTAAAAGACACTTTCCCTTTCCCCAGCCAAGCTCCACTGGTCACCTAGAGGGAGGGGTGTGTTTCTGCCAGTATGTCTCCCAGCAGCTGAGTACAAACCACTGGGAATAA
- the LOC119024592 gene encoding uncharacterized protein LOC119024592 codes for MMEPMNSFESADIRSQRAVPPSPSVYAPPTLRDGECYHVFISYSSTDYQWTHPLINQLESCGLQVCYHERDFTPGRTVLENMSDCIQESQKVLLVLSPEFVRSRWCLLEANMSLFRDCLERKPIVPVLLEPGVSVPLHLCHLTYLEATDPDFMNKLLKVLCTPNKQLQGSTVVPFQPPSIYNGKALQPLIAANDERLCKWDSGQFSDMEVPDQLRLVIEDHDKYREAVRMINSVSQVWLRPKWVRALIYFIGGIFVGGLFNGFGALTVYYIEDPFNIQVFAEIPPAIFVVAIFSLFCVPIGLVIQLCLWKSDDEKYIVREMQKAIGQANKLLSEEKVLMGCQSNSKIYLVYVSLDGCKHEFAGTFSEQTIAEEMFERALIFFSSGYACCLAKRHFPFPQPSSTGHLEGGVCFCQYVSQQLSTEQWK; via the coding sequence ATGATGGAGCCAATGAACTCCTTTGAGTCTGCAGACATTCGGTCACAACGTGCTGTCCCACCGTCTCCCTCTGTTTATGCTCCTCCCACACTGAGGGATGGTGAGTGTTACCATGTCTTCATTAGCTACAGCAGCACAGACTACCAGTGGACCCACCCCCTCATCAACCAGCTGGAGTCCTGCGGCCTGCAGGTCTGCTACCATGAGCGTGACTTCACTCCGGGCCGCACCGTGCTGGAAAACATGTCCGACTGCATCCAGGAGAGTCAGAAGGTCCTGCTGGTTCTCAGCCCAGAGTTCGTGAGGAGTCGCTGGTGTCTCCTGGAGGCCAACATGTCTTTGTTCAGAGACTGCCTGGAGAGGAAGCCCATCGTCCCAGTGCTGCTGGAGCCAGGAGTCTCTGTTCCACTCCACCTCTGCCACCTCACCTACCTGGAGGCCACCGACCCCGACTTTATGAATAAGCTGCTCAAGGTGCTCTGCACCCCTAACAAGCAACTTCAAGGGTCCACTGTGGTGCCCTTCCAGCCTCCCTCTATCTACAACGGGAAGGCCCTGCAGCCTTTGATTGCTGCCAACGATGAGCGACTCTGTAAATGGGATTCAGGTCAGTTCAGTGACATGGAGGTGCCCGACCAACTGCGCCTGGTCATTGAGGACCATGACAAGTACAGAGAGGCTGTGAGGATGATCAACAGTGTCTCTCAAGTGTGGCTACGCCCAAAGTGGGTTAGAGCCCTGATCTACTTTATTGGTGGAATCTTTGTTGGAGGTCTTTTCAACGGGTTTGGAGCTCTGACAGTTTATTACATTGAAGATCCattcaacatacaagtttttgCAGAAATCCCTCCTGCAATATTTGTGGTTGCCATTTTTAGTCTCTTTTGTGTTCCAATTGGGTTGGTTATTCAGCTTTGTCTCTGGAAAAGTGATGATGAGAAGTACATTGTAAGGGAGATGCAGAAAGCTATAGGCCAAGCAAACAAACTTCTCTCTGAGGAGAAGGTGTTAATGGGCTGTCAGTCCAACTCAAAAATCTATCTGGTGTATGTTTCTCTGGACGGTTGCAAACATGAGTTTGCAGGAACATTTTCTGAGCAGACCATCGCTGAAGAAATGTTTGAAAGAGCTCTGATCTTCTTCTCATCAGGTTACGCTTGCTGCCTTGCTAAAAGACACTTTCCCTTTCCCCAGCCAAGCTCCACTGGTCACCTAGAGGGAGGGGTGTGTTTCTGCCAGTATGTCTCCCAGCAGCTGAGTACAGAGCAGTGGAAATAG